A window from Hoeflea sp. IMCC20628 encodes these proteins:
- the gatC gene encoding Asp-tRNA(Asn)/Glu-tRNA(Gln) amidotransferase subunit GatC codes for MSVDLATVKRVAHLARIAVTDEDAARMEGELNAILGFVEHLSEVDVDGVEPMTSVTPMMMKKREDVVTDGSKAEDIVANAPESTDNFFVVPKVVE; via the coding sequence ATGTCCGTAGATCTTGCCACCGTCAAACGCGTTGCGCACCTGGCCCGTATTGCCGTCACCGACGAGGACGCCGCGCGCATGGAAGGCGAACTCAATGCCATTCTGGGCTTTGTCGAGCACCTTTCCGAAGTCGATGTCGACGGCGTCGAGCCAATGACGTCAGTGACGCCGATGATGATGAAGAAGCGCGAGGACGTCGTTACCGACGGCTCCAAGGCCGAAGACATCGTTGCCAACGCGCCCGAATCCACCGACAATTTCTTCGTTGTCCCGAAGGTGGTCGAGTAA
- a CDS encoding DUF6105 family protein, whose product MKVFLVLWIMPIILLGSWYGLSYYDINFGYRILTRELHDLVFTIYGNLLGIEPESIPPLVVKAVIFDTFLVVGFIVIKRRRKQIWAALCQFFHWTGGHTTSDQTEVQPQSDFSRTS is encoded by the coding sequence ATGAAGGTTTTTCTAGTCCTCTGGATCATGCCCATCATCCTGCTCGGCAGCTGGTACGGCCTGTCCTATTACGACATCAATTTCGGCTATCGCATTTTGACCCGCGAGCTGCACGATCTGGTTTTCACGATCTATGGCAATCTGCTCGGCATTGAGCCTGAATCGATCCCGCCGCTGGTGGTCAAGGCCGTCATCTTCGACACATTCCTGGTCGTCGGTTTCATCGTGATCAAGCGCCGCCGCAAACAGATCTGGGCCGCGCTGTGCCAATTCTTCCACTGGACAGGCGGGCACACCACATCAGACCAGACTGAGGTTCAACCACAGTCTGACTTTTCAAGAACCAGCTGA
- a CDS encoding dihydroorotase, with translation MTSRVLTNVRIVDPSTQMDEIGDIVVVDGKIAAIGASAVGFDKSSDCEIEDCTGLIAIPGLVDACVHIGEPGAEHRETIASASRAAARGGVTSIVMMPDTDPVIDDVALVDFVQRLARDEAIVRVYPAAALTKGLKGEEMTEFGLLLEAGAVMLSNGRHTVDNPAVMRRAMTYARDFGTVIAVATQDRQLGAGGVMNEGLFASWLGLSGVPREAEIIPLERDLRLAALTGARYHAMSISVPESADVIRTAKARGLKVTAGICINHLTLNETDIGEYRTFFRLSPPLRTEDDRRAMVAALADGAIDIIVSAHDPQDVDTKRLPFADAENGAIGLETLLAAALRLYHSGDVPLMRLVDAMSTRPAQILGLDAGTLGVGARADIALVDPEYPWVLSKDDIVSKSKNSAFEDARFSGKVLQTLVAGVTVHRA, from the coding sequence ATGACGTCGCGGGTTCTCACCAATGTCCGTATTGTCGATCCCTCGACGCAGATGGACGAGATTGGCGACATTGTCGTTGTTGACGGCAAGATCGCTGCCATCGGTGCCAGCGCTGTCGGGTTTGACAAGTCGTCCGATTGCGAGATCGAGGATTGCACCGGCCTGATCGCCATTCCCGGCCTGGTTGATGCCTGCGTGCATATCGGCGAACCCGGCGCCGAGCATCGCGAGACCATCGCCTCGGCCAGCCGCGCCGCAGCACGGGGCGGCGTCACATCCATCGTCATGATGCCCGACACCGATCCGGTGATTGACGATGTGGCGCTGGTCGATTTCGTCCAGCGGTTGGCGCGCGATGAAGCCATTGTTCGTGTCTACCCCGCGGCGGCCCTGACAAAGGGTCTCAAGGGCGAGGAGATGACCGAATTCGGTCTGCTTCTCGAGGCTGGCGCTGTCATGCTGAGCAACGGACGGCATACGGTGGACAATCCCGCGGTGATGCGGCGCGCCATGACCTATGCGCGCGATTTCGGAACCGTGATCGCGGTGGCGACGCAGGACCGGCAACTGGGCGCCGGCGGCGTGATGAACGAAGGGCTGTTCGCCAGCTGGCTGGGGCTGTCCGGCGTGCCGCGTGAGGCCGAGATCATTCCGCTCGAACGCGACCTGCGGCTCGCGGCGCTGACTGGCGCCCGCTATCACGCGATGAGCATTTCGGTGCCCGAATCCGCCGATGTAATCCGCACGGCCAAAGCGCGCGGGCTCAAGGTGACCGCCGGGATCTGCATCAATCACCTGACGCTGAATGAAACCGACATCGGCGAGTATCGGACGTTCTTCCGGCTGTCGCCGCCACTTCGCACCGAGGATGACCGGCGCGCCATGGTGGCAGCCCTTGCCGATGGCGCCATCGATATCATCGTCTCGGCGCATGATCCGCAGGACGTCGACACCAAGCGGTTGCCGTTCGCGGACGCCGAAAACGGGGCTATTGGTTTGGAAACGCTGCTGGCAGCGGCGCTGCGGCTCTATCATTCCGGCGATGTGCCGCTGATGCGCCTTGTCGACGCGATGTCGACCCGCCCGGCGCAAATTCTCGGGCTTGATGCGGGCACGCTTGGGGTCGGCGCGCGCGCCGATATCGCGCTGGTTGATCCGGAATATCCCTGGGTGCTGTCAAAAGACGATATTGTGTCGAAGTCCAAGAACAGCGCTTTCGAGGATGCACGGTTTAGCGGCAAAGTGTTGCAAACACTGGTTGCAGGTGTCACTGTTCATCGCGCCTGA
- the ruvX gene encoding Holliday junction resolvase RuvX, with product MAAIGIEELNDRLLPGQTIAGIDLGTVTIGLAISDLSLRLASPRPMIKRKKFTLDAVVLLESLARDNAGAAIIGLPVNMDGSEGPRCQATRAFVRSMAEKTDLPFVFWDERLSTVAAERALIEMDVSRKKRKERIDSAAASFILQGALDRLAGLRRSKADSAGS from the coding sequence ATGGCGGCGATCGGGATCGAAGAGCTGAATGACCGGCTGTTGCCGGGACAGACCATTGCCGGCATCGATCTGGGCACCGTGACCATCGGTCTGGCTATCTCGGACCTGTCGCTCAGACTGGCTTCGCCGCGGCCGATGATCAAGCGCAAGAAATTCACTCTAGATGCGGTGGTGCTGCTCGAATCGCTGGCGCGCGACAATGCCGGCGCGGCAATCATCGGTCTGCCGGTCAATATGGATGGCAGCGAGGGGCCCCGTTGTCAGGCAACACGCGCCTTCGTGCGCAGCATGGCGGAGAAAACCGACCTGCCCTTCGTGTTCTGGGACGAGCGATTGTCGACTGTGGCCGCCGAGCGGGCGCTGATCGAGATGGATGTGTCGCGCAAGAAGCGCAAGGAGCGGATCGATTCGGCCGCCGCCAGCTTCATTTTGCAGGGCGCGCTCGACCGGCTTGCGGGCCTGCGCAGATCCAAGGCAGATTCAGCTGGTTCTTGA
- a CDS encoding aspartate carbamoyltransferase catalytic subunit: protein MMSFPHRHLLGIKGLSEQDIHYLLDRADEAVKISRQREKKTSTLRGLTQINLFFEASTRTQASFELAGKRLGADVMNMSVANSSVKKGETLVDTAMTLNAMRPDVLVVRHSSAGAVALLSQKVGCPVINAGDGAHEHPTQALLDALTIRRIKGKVGRLIVAICGDVLHSRVARSNIMLLNALGARVRVVAPSTLLPSGIEQMGVEVFQRMEDGLKDADVVMMLRLQRERMAGSFVPSVREYFRYYGLDAVKLKFAKDNALVMHPGPMNRGVEIASDIADGPQSVIELQVEMGVAVRMAVMETLMLSQGNQP, encoded by the coding sequence ATGATGTCATTTCCGCACCGCCACCTGCTCGGAATAAAGGGGCTTTCGGAGCAAGACATCCATTATTTGCTCGATCGGGCCGATGAGGCAGTCAAAATCTCCCGTCAGCGCGAAAAAAAGACCTCGACGCTGCGCGGCCTCACCCAGATCAACCTTTTTTTCGAAGCCTCCACCCGAACGCAGGCGTCGTTTGAACTGGCCGGCAAACGGCTTGGTGCCGATGTGATGAACATGTCGGTGGCAAATTCCAGTGTCAAAAAGGGCGAAACGCTGGTCGACACGGCGATGACGCTCAATGCCATGCGGCCCGATGTGCTGGTGGTGCGGCATTCCTCCGCCGGTGCGGTGGCGCTGTTGTCGCAAAAAGTCGGCTGCCCGGTGATCAATGCCGGCGATGGCGCGCATGAACACCCCACCCAAGCGCTGCTTGACGCACTGACCATCCGCCGCATCAAGGGCAAGGTCGGACGCCTGATCGTCGCCATTTGCGGCGACGTGCTGCATTCCCGCGTCGCGCGCTCGAACATCATGCTGCTCAATGCGCTGGGCGCGCGGGTTCGCGTTGTTGCGCCTTCGACACTGTTGCCATCGGGCATTGAACAAATGGGCGTGGAAGTGTTCCAGCGCATGGAGGACGGGCTCAAGGACGCCGATGTGGTGATGATGCTCAGGCTGCAGCGCGAGCGCATGGCCGGTTCCTTCGTGCCGTCGGTGCGCGAATATTTCCGTTATTATGGTCTGGACGCTGTAAAGCTCAAATTTGCCAAGGATAACGCGCTGGTGATGCATCCCGGCCCGATGAACCGCGGCGTCGAAATTGCCTCCGACATTGCCGACGGACCGCAAAGCGTCATCGAATTGCAGGTCGAGATGGGAGTTGCCGTCCGCATGGCGGTGATGGAAACGCTGATGCTGTCGCAGGGGAATCAGCCATGA
- a CDS encoding AEC family transporter — protein sequence MFLIFESILPIFLIVVLGVALRRAPFIDHSVWPGLETIGYYVLFPSLLFLTLATADFSSIELGTVSLVALIAVAVVTVLLIALHPLARARGMSDASYSTLFQTSSRWNSFIALAIAEKLAGPSGLALVALVMAVIIIPLNFINVIVLVWYGTGGRSMATLVKRIAGNPLILGCVAGMIVNALPFGIYQPLEQAIDLIARSALGLGLLMVGAGLKLNDALRPGPAVLAPTALKLIVFPLIMTGLALAFGLTGEPLIIVVLCASVPTAMNGYLLARQMGGDAPLYAAVTTVQTVASFLTIPAVMWAVAQIAGG from the coding sequence ATGTTCCTGATATTCGAAAGCATTCTGCCGATTTTTCTGATCGTGGTTCTGGGCGTGGCGTTGAGGCGCGCCCCGTTCATAGACCATAGCGTCTGGCCCGGCCTTGAAACGATCGGATACTACGTCCTGTTTCCGTCACTCCTGTTCCTGACCCTTGCAACGGCGGATTTTTCCAGCATCGAGCTGGGCACTGTTTCGCTGGTGGCACTGATCGCTGTCGCAGTCGTCACAGTGCTGCTGATTGCTCTCCATCCGCTGGCCCGCGCCCGCGGCATGTCGGACGCAAGTTATTCGACCCTGTTTCAGACATCTTCACGGTGGAATTCGTTCATTGCCCTGGCCATTGCCGAGAAACTGGCAGGTCCCAGCGGCCTGGCACTGGTTGCGCTGGTCATGGCGGTGATCATCATCCCGCTCAACTTCATCAATGTGATCGTGCTGGTCTGGTATGGAACCGGTGGACGCAGCATGGCCACACTGGTCAAGCGCATTGCCGGCAATCCGCTGATTCTGGGCTGTGTGGCTGGCATGATTGTCAACGCCCTGCCCTTTGGCATCTACCAACCGTTGGAACAGGCGATTGATCTGATCGCGCGATCGGCGCTGGGACTGGGGCTGCTGATGGTCGGCGCTGGCCTCAAGCTCAATGACGCGCTGCGCCCCGGACCTGCCGTGCTGGCGCCGACGGCGCTCAAGCTGATTGTGTTTCCGTTGATCATGACCGGGCTGGCGCTGGCCTTCGGCCTGACCGGTGAACCGCTGATAATCGTGGTGCTTTGCGCTTCAGTGCCAACGGCGATGAACGGGTATCTGCTGGCCCGCCAGATGGGCGGAGACGCGCCGCTCTACGCAGCTGTCACCACGGTGCAGACGGTCGCATCTTTCCTCACCATTCCGGCGGTGATGTGGGCCGTTGCTCAGATTGCAGGCGGATAA
- a CDS encoding class I SAM-dependent methyltransferase — protein sequence MTQDDQTLSFYTQQASAYASRDEYSNSKHIEAFLSLLPSGAAILELGCGAGRDTEFMIGRGIDVRPTDGTLELAQAAQQRLGIPVAKLLFADLNEQGRYDGVWANACLLHVPRADLPGILSKIRSALTNGGVFYASFKAGETEGRDQFDRYYNYPSASALREWYSAAGWADVDITTEMGGGYDGKPTTWLHATAIK from the coding sequence ATGACCCAGGATGACCAGACGCTCAGCTTTTATACGCAGCAAGCGTCCGCCTATGCCTCACGCGATGAATATTCGAATTCGAAGCACATCGAGGCTTTTCTGTCCTTGCTACCGTCCGGCGCCGCCATTCTCGAATTGGGATGCGGCGCCGGGCGGGACACTGAATTCATGATCGGCAGGGGGATCGATGTGCGTCCGACCGATGGAACACTCGAACTGGCGCAAGCGGCACAGCAGCGCCTCGGCATACCGGTGGCCAAGCTGTTGTTCGCGGATCTGAACGAGCAAGGCAGGTATGACGGAGTATGGGCGAATGCCTGCCTGTTGCATGTTCCCCGTGCAGATCTGCCAGGGATCTTGTCGAAAATTCGATCAGCCTTGACGAATGGCGGGGTGTTTTATGCCAGCTTCAAGGCCGGAGAAACAGAAGGCCGCGACCAGTTTGACCGCTATTACAACTACCCGTCAGCGTCCGCACTTCGGGAATGGTACTCGGCGGCGGGATGGGCGGACGTGGATATCACCACCGAAATGGGCGGAGGCTATGACGGCAAGCCGACCACATGGCTCCATGCCACCGCAATCAAATGA
- a CDS encoding metal-dependent hydrolase, with translation MKITWLGHSAFRLETAKSTILIDPFFTGNPSFEGNDRKEAVKGVTHILLTHGHGDHVGDTAEIAKETGAVVLANYDLGMWLTHHQGVERLEMGNTGGTVALDGFSATFVNAFHSSAHITSDGVSHSLGSANGLMLHFEDEPSLLHMGDTDIFSDMALINELHRPEIGIVPIGDRFTMGGAVAALACRRYFSFAKVLPCHYGTFPIIDQTADAFLEGMEDDAKNVAVPKSGESVDV, from the coding sequence ATGAAAATCACATGGCTCGGCCATTCGGCATTCCGGTTGGAAACCGCCAAATCCACCATCCTGATCGACCCGTTCTTCACCGGAAATCCGAGTTTTGAAGGCAATGACCGCAAGGAAGCGGTCAAGGGCGTCACTCATATCCTGCTCACCCATGGCCATGGCGACCATGTTGGCGATACCGCCGAGATTGCCAAAGAGACCGGCGCAGTCGTGCTGGCCAACTACGATCTTGGCATGTGGCTGACCCATCATCAGGGCGTGGAGCGGTTGGAGATGGGCAATACTGGCGGCACCGTTGCGCTGGACGGTTTCTCCGCCACCTTCGTCAACGCGTTCCATTCCTCGGCCCATATCACCAGCGATGGCGTGTCGCACTCGCTCGGCAGCGCCAATGGCCTGATGCTGCATTTCGAGGACGAGCCCAGTCTCCTGCATATGGGCGACACCGACATTTTCTCCGACATGGCGCTGATCAACGAGTTGCACCGCCCGGAAATCGGCATTGTGCCGATCGGCGACCGCTTCACCATGGGCGGCGCGGTAGCAGCTCTTGCCTGCCGCAGGTATTTCTCCTTTGCCAAGGTGCTGCCGTGCCATTACGGCACCTTCCCGATCATCGATCAGACCGCCGACGCCTTTCTGGAAGGCATGGAAGACGACGCCAAGAACGTCGCAGTGCCCAAATCCGGCGAAAGCGTTGATGTCTGA
- the plsY gene encoding glycerol-3-phosphate 1-O-acyltransferase PlsY, with product MLGALLFGYLCGSIPFGLILTRKAGLGDLRTIGSGNIGATNVLRTGNKKLAGLTLLADALKGTVAIVVARQVIGMEAALIAGLGAFLGHLYPVWLKFKGGKGVATYLGVLLGLAPVIVLVFAAVWLSMAKLFRYSSLAALTAAVAVPIALYLYGRPEVASLFVILSVITFLKHHQNIRRLLAGTESRIGDKG from the coding sequence ATGCTCGGGGCGCTGCTGTTCGGCTATCTCTGCGGCTCCATCCCGTTTGGCCTGATCCTGACCCGCAAAGCCGGGCTCGGCGATCTGCGGACCATCGGATCCGGCAATATCGGCGCCACCAACGTGCTGCGCACAGGCAACAAGAAGCTCGCGGGCCTGACCCTGCTGGCCGACGCGCTGAAGGGAACGGTGGCAATTGTCGTCGCCCGTCAGGTCATTGGCATGGAAGCGGCGCTGATTGCCGGTCTGGGGGCATTTTTGGGCCATCTCTATCCGGTCTGGCTGAAATTCAAGGGTGGCAAGGGCGTCGCAACCTATCTGGGCGTTCTGCTGGGGCTGGCGCCGGTGATCGTGCTGGTATTCGCCGCAGTCTGGCTCAGCATGGCCAAGCTGTTTCGCTATTCCTCGCTGGCGGCGCTGACTGCGGCAGTGGCGGTACCCATCGCTCTTTATCTCTACGGGCGACCGGAAGTGGCGTCGCTGTTTGTGATCCTGTCGGTGATCACCTTTCTCAAGCACCATCAGAATATCCGCCGGCTGCTCGCAGGAACAGAGAGCCGCATCGGGGACAAGGGCTGA
- a CDS encoding acyl-CoA dehydrogenase family protein, translated as MSPIQAFGQQADNQSPPFSGHNAYRSDPLLKDIAADMPRALRDDFETVGKFVASAEAQDLARLANHAIPELKTHDGFGNRIDQVDFHPSWHALMRRGVSIGLQGSVWEGRREEAGLAHQARAIRFFLTAGLECGHLCPLTMTNASIAAIMASPRIEKAWAPQVVSRRYDSSHRPAMQKSGVTIGMGMTEKQGGTDVRANQSVATRAGEGVYRLSGHKWFLSAPMSDGFVMLAQTGEESGNELSCFLVPRILEDGNLNGLRLQRLKDKVGNRSNASSEVEFSDTFGFLLGGEGEGVRTILDMVTLTRLDCALASAGMMRASLAEAVHHCRHRRVFGELLIDQPLMIRVLADLALEVAAATALSMRLARAFDMARDNPAEATIARLLTPVVKYWVCKIAPSVIYEVMECMGGNGYVEERAVARHYREAPVNAIWEGSGNVMALDVLRVLTRGRDLCEVALDSINNDLGAAGPRTVDVLRACMAVAERDQGAARLLTEQFALAAAAAELTRLGAGHVAEAFVETRLAGAWRSTYGMLDARFDARQIVDLLYPPAI; from the coding sequence ATGAGCCCAATCCAAGCCTTCGGCCAGCAGGCCGACAATCAAAGCCCGCCCTTTTCCGGGCACAACGCCTACCGTTCCGACCCTTTGCTGAAGGACATCGCGGCTGACATGCCGCGCGCGCTTCGCGATGATTTCGAGACGGTCGGTAAATTCGTGGCGTCGGCCGAAGCGCAGGATCTTGCCCGCCTGGCCAACCATGCCATCCCCGAGCTGAAGACCCATGACGGTTTTGGCAACCGGATTGATCAGGTCGATTTCCATCCCAGCTGGCACGCCTTGATGCGTCGCGGGGTCTCGATCGGGCTGCAGGGCTCGGTCTGGGAAGGCCGTCGCGAGGAGGCCGGTCTGGCCCATCAGGCTCGCGCGATCCGGTTTTTCCTCACCGCCGGTCTCGAATGCGGACATCTGTGTCCGCTGACCATGACCAATGCCTCGATCGCCGCGATCATGGCGTCGCCGCGGATCGAGAAAGCCTGGGCGCCGCAGGTGGTGTCACGCCGCTATGATTCGAGCCATCGCCCGGCGATGCAGAAATCCGGTGTGACCATTGGCATGGGCATGACCGAAAAACAGGGAGGCACCGATGTCCGCGCCAATCAGAGCGTGGCGACCCGCGCCGGCGAAGGCGTCTACCGGCTGTCCGGACACAAATGGTTCCTGTCCGCACCAATGTCCGACGGCTTTGTCATGCTGGCCCAGACCGGCGAGGAATCCGGCAACGAACTGAGCTGTTTTCTGGTGCCCCGCATTCTCGAGGACGGCAACCTCAACGGGTTGCGGCTGCAGCGGTTGAAAGACAAGGTTGGAAACCGCTCCAATGCGTCCTCCGAAGTTGAGTTCAGCGATACATTCGGTTTCCTGCTCGGTGGCGAAGGCGAGGGCGTGCGTACCATTTTGGACATGGTGACGCTGACCCGGCTCGATTGTGCTCTGGCCTCCGCCGGCATGATGCGCGCCAGCCTTGCCGAAGCGGTGCATCATTGCCGCCACCGCCGTGTTTTTGGCGAATTGCTGATCGACCAGCCGCTGATGATCCGGGTTCTTGCCGACCTGGCGCTTGAGGTTGCCGCGGCGACAGCGTTGTCGATGCGGCTGGCCCGCGCCTTTGACATGGCCCGCGACAATCCTGCCGAAGCCACGATAGCCCGGCTGCTGACGCCGGTGGTCAAATACTGGGTCTGCAAGATTGCCCCATCGGTGATCTACGAGGTGATGGAGTGCATGGGCGGCAATGGTTATGTCGAGGAGCGCGCCGTGGCCCGTCATTACCGCGAGGCCCCGGTCAATGCGATCTGGGAAGGCTCGGGCAACGTCATGGCGCTCGATGTACTCAGAGTTCTTACCCGGGGGCGTGATCTGTGTGAAGTGGCGCTTGACAGCATCAACAACGATCTTGGCGCAGCCGGTCCGCGCACGGTCGATGTGCTCAGAGCCTGCATGGCGGTTGCCGAGCGTGACCAGGGTGCGGCACGTTTGCTGACAGAACAGTTCGCACTGGCTGCAGCAGCTGCCGAATTGACCCGGCTTGGCGCCGGCCATGTCGCCGAAGCCTTTGTCGAGACCCGGCTCGCCGGCGCCTGGCGCTCAACTTATGGAATGCTTGACGCTCGTTTTGACGCCCGTCAGATTGTCGATCTGCTTTATCCGCCTGCAATCTGA
- the dprA gene encoding DNA-processing protein DprA codes for MPPGDEGRRGVALSDRQRLSWLRLIRSDNVGPATFRDLINHFGSAETAIEQLPELSRRGGSARTIRVASIDDAERELEAAHRFGAVFIGIGEPDYPPALRRIDGAPPLLSAIGNLTLATQVSVGIVGARNASVSGAKMAARMARELGAAGYTIVSGMARGIDAAAHRASLETGTIAALAGGLDQPYPPENLELYREICAGQGFAISEMPMGWEPRARDFPRRNRLIAGVGLGLVVIEAAHRSGSLITARRAADFGRLVFAIPGSPLDPRAAGTNGLLKEGAILTTESRDVIDALAPSSRLFSDGDPVMEEPGTEDGAPFTEPGDDDRARVIESLGPSPADIDDIIRHTGVAAATVYLVLLELDLAGRLHRHPGGMVSLSFDEDLDG; via the coding sequence ATGCCGCCGGGCGATGAAGGAAGGCGCGGTGTCGCCCTTTCTGATCGCCAGCGACTTTCCTGGCTGCGCCTGATCCGTTCCGACAATGTCGGCCCGGCGACCTTTCGCGACCTGATCAACCATTTCGGCTCTGCGGAGACGGCGATCGAGCAATTGCCGGAACTGTCCCGGCGTGGCGGGTCTGCGCGGACCATCCGGGTGGCCAGCATCGACGACGCCGAACGCGAACTGGAAGCCGCACACAGATTCGGCGCGGTTTTCATCGGCATTGGCGAACCGGACTACCCACCCGCACTCAGGCGGATCGACGGCGCGCCGCCCTTGCTGTCGGCGATTGGCAATCTGACTCTGGCGACGCAGGTTTCTGTCGGCATCGTCGGCGCCCGCAACGCTTCGGTGTCGGGGGCAAAGATGGCGGCGCGGATGGCGCGGGAGCTTGGCGCTGCCGGATACACGATTGTCTCGGGCATGGCGCGCGGTATTGACGCGGCGGCGCACCGGGCAAGCCTGGAAACCGGAACCATCGCCGCACTGGCGGGTGGTCTGGATCAGCCCTACCCGCCTGAAAACCTCGAACTCTACCGCGAGATCTGTGCCGGCCAAGGCTTTGCGATCAGCGAAATGCCGATGGGATGGGAGCCACGGGCGCGGGATTTCCCTCGCCGCAACCGGCTGATCGCCGGCGTCGGCCTTGGCTTGGTTGTAATCGAGGCGGCGCATCGATCCGGCTCGCTGATCACGGCGCGGCGCGCCGCCGATTTCGGCCGGCTGGTCTTTGCCATTCCCGGCTCGCCGCTTGATCCCAGAGCCGCGGGCACCAACGGACTTCTCAAGGAAGGTGCCATTCTGACCACCGAAAGCCGCGATGTCATCGACGCGCTTGCGCCGTCGAGCCGGCTGTTTTCCGATGGCGACCCGGTGATGGAAGAGCCCGGCACCGAGGACGGTGCGCCGTTTACCGAACCGGGAGATGACGACCGCGCCCGGGTAATTGAGTCGCTGGGCCCCTCACCCGCCGATATTGACGACATCATCCGCCACACCGGTGTTGCCGCGGCGACTGTCTATCTGGTGCTGCTCGAACTGGACCTGGCCGGACGGTTGCATCGTCATCCCGGCGGAATGGTGTCCTTGTCTTTTGACGAGGACCTGGACGGATAG